One part of the Lytechinus pictus isolate F3 Inbred chromosome 3, Lp3.0, whole genome shotgun sequence genome encodes these proteins:
- the LOC129256933 gene encoding plexin-A4-like has protein sequence MDKEKRYCVTSKTMSLPSILVHLHILLMAASSVFSYVHFTEENFPGNPDISLQKMTLDPTTNTLYVGSVNRLYKLNSDLEEEIHRDTGPVSDHPTCFPPPGQCTTQEFSREATNNIIKILLVDNNRLITCGSVYQGTCQVRSLEDFTSLGNNTSEEIAANTIIGTSVGFISRGPENQANVLYTATSSADWIDNNVPTVSVRSLPEVIPSRNLFSVLKTGFRAVSQIVIPAETVSESPNGFNITYVYGFPSGNFSYFVGVQPENHRTLPREVQYYTKLIRICQRDINLLSYIELPLKCYSGGVDYNIAQSAYIAKAGKDGGEPWQNEDALFVTFAQSEEHDREPQRKSAVCMYLVSDLNQAFFDRRRECVNGHQSDTQMEWYKSVPCTEVGKTPALLVERMDREGRNYCHTLDFIGPMGGTDSPIIAQAIHVDDSTLFTAIAVSHKPQESAIFVGDDTGHLLKLMLISQSKASVSTDHEIVPDGSVVQNGLLLSLDEEYVYVMTQRQVS, from the exons ATGGATAAAGAGAAGAGATACTGTGTTACATCCAAGACCATGTCACTACCAAGCATTCTAGTTCATCTTCACATTCTTCTCATGGCTGCATCATCAGTCTTCAGCTATGTTCATTTCACAGAGGAGAACTTTCCTGGTAACCCTGacatttcattacaaaaaatgaCTCTAGACCCGACAACTAACACACTGTATGTGGGTTCTGTCAATAGATTATATAAACTGAACAGTGATCTCGAAGAAGAGATCCATAGAGATACAGGACCAGTGTCAGATCATCCTACATGCTTTCCTCCGCCAGGACAATGTACAACCCAAGAGTTTAGCAGGGAAGCTACCaataatatcatcaaaattcTATTAGTTGATAATAATAGGTTAATCACGTGTGGGAGTGTCTACCAAGGGACATGTCAAGTGCGTAGTTTAGAAGATTTTACATCTCTGGGTAATAATACCTCTGAGGAGATAGCAGCTAATACAATAATAGGTACTTCAGTAGGATTTATATCTAGAGGTCCAGAGAATCAAGCAAATGTATTGTATACAGCTACATCTAGCGCTGATTGGATAGACAATAATGTGCCAACCGTGTCTGTGAGATCTTTGCCAGAGGTGATCCCTTCAAGAAATCTGTTTTCAGTTCTGAAGACGGGATTTCGTGCAGTGAGTCAGATTGTGATCCCAGCGGAGACAGTGTCTGAATCTCCTAATGGCTTTAATATCACCTACGTATATGGGTTCCCTAGTGGTAATTTCAGCTACTTTGTAGGTGTTCAGCCAGAGAACCACCGTACACTACCTAGAGAAGTGCAATACTACACAAAACTCATCAGAATATGCCAACGAGACATCAATCTACTGTCCTACATAGAACTACCATTAAAATGCTACTCTGGAGGCGTTGACTACAACATCGCGCAATCTGCTTACATTGCAAAGGCTGGTAAAGATGGTGGAGAACCTTGGCAGAATGAAGATGCCCTCTTTGTAACATTTGCTCAGTCAGAGGAACATGATCGTGAACCTCAGCGAAAGTCTGCTGTTTGTATGTACCTTGTTTCTGATCTGAATCAAGCTTTCTTTGATAGAAGACGTGAATGTGTGAATGGACATCAATCAGACACCCAGATGGAATGGTATAAGAGTGTACCATGTACTGAAGTTGGGAAAACTCCTGCATTACTG GTTGAACGAATGGACAGGGAAGGGCGGAACTACTGCCACACTCTTGATTTCATTGGTCCAATGGGTGGTACTGATAGTCCAATCATAGCTCAAGCAATTCATGTTGATGACTCCACCCTATTCACAGCCATAGCAGTGTCTCATAAACCACAGGAATCAGCCATCTTTGTTGGTGATGACACAGGACACCTATTAAag CTGATGCTAATCTCTCAAAGCAAGGCAAGTGTGAGTACAGATCATGAGATTGTACCTGATGGATCTGTAGTTCAGAATGGACTTCTTCTCAGCCTTGATGAAGAATATGTCTATGTCATGACACAAAGACAGGTAAGTTGA